The Candidatus Paracaedibacteraceae bacterium genome has a segment encoding these proteins:
- a CDS encoding Vps62-related protein, which produces MQVLATLMFITNMVSAHFSIDNDVSAQDFQDNPSLYANSKELAERFAPLVFFHSGEKYFPCSVEFFLKNSRLVRVDVREKEYGIGPVKPISRAAKVTEIIPKGQVYVNQLMEPINNKEDIALDLMGNRKAYAGLPLRQDGSSPAPVYSKVVFTSPIKAHIQYWFHYTYNGPFAPIALGGRGPLGIHEGDWEHIVVTIQKVGNDWKIMDIYFSRHGRERGELVTIYGNPKPRVDFYEYEHPIIYSAKYGHASYPQTYGLRPTSDGDLVDKGNTSWRTWEKIVMIDNTTPWVNWKGRWGLAGDLGPKGLHDKPTWDNHYKSSPLPDTEIQKTTNGNLIDVKIYEPKEDFRLLDQNSKTRAKFSLNFSTHFKAICFMLEVYNFKTRQWVNSNESFEIRKSGILGTKTMYRVEKGKTQCFKPKENSIKNYFIVPDQPLNPYEQGFRLAVRGLNP; this is translated from the coding sequence ATGCAAGTTCTAGCTACCCTTATGTTTATAACAAATATGGTAAGTGCTCATTTCAGTATAGACAATGATGTATCCGCTCAAGACTTTCAAGACAACCCTTCTCTATACGCAAATTCTAAGGAACTTGCCGAACGATTCGCCCCTCTGGTCTTTTTTCATTCGGGCGAAAAATATTTTCCATGTTCAGTTGAATTTTTCCTCAAAAATTCTCGCCTTGTTCGTGTGGATGTGCGTGAAAAAGAATACGGCATTGGCCCCGTCAAACCCATATCACGGGCAGCAAAAGTGACAGAGATTATACCCAAGGGGCAAGTTTATGTAAATCAACTCATGGAACCAATAAATAACAAGGAAGACATCGCTCTTGATCTGATGGGCAATCGCAAAGCCTACGCAGGCCTGCCTTTACGTCAGGATGGATCATCCCCGGCACCAGTTTACAGCAAAGTTGTCTTCACGAGCCCGATTAAGGCCCATATTCAATATTGGTTTCATTATACCTATAATGGACCATTTGCACCGATTGCTTTGGGGGGACGTGGCCCCCTAGGAATCCATGAAGGGGACTGGGAACATATCGTTGTCACAATCCAAAAAGTGGGCAACGATTGGAAAATTATGGACATTTATTTCTCACGCCATGGACGGGAACGCGGTGAACTTGTTACGATTTATGGCAACCCAAAACCCAGGGTTGATTTTTACGAATACGAACACCCCATTATTTATTCAGCAAAATACGGACACGCATCTTACCCACAGACCTATGGTCTTCGCCCAACCAGTGATGGCGACCTTGTTGACAAAGGGAACACATCTTGGCGGACTTGGGAAAAAATTGTCATGATCGATAATACAACCCCATGGGTCAACTGGAAAGGCCGTTGGGGACTAGCCGGAGATTTAGGTCCTAAAGGATTACACGATAAACCCACATGGGACAACCACTATAAAAGTTCTCCCCTACCGGACACAGAGATCCAAAAAACAACGAATGGTAATTTAATTGATGTTAAGATTTACGAACCCAAAGAAGATTTTAGGCTACTCGATCAGAATTCAAAAACACGTGCAAAATTCTCGCTTAATTTCTCAACCCACTTTAAAGCCATCTGTTTTATGTTAGAGGTTTACAACTTCAAAACACGGCAATGGGTTAACTCAAATGAATCTTTTGAGATACGAAAATCAGGGATTTTAGGCACAAAAACCATGTATCGGGTTGAAAAAGGAAAAACGCAATGTTTCAAACCAAAAGAAAATTCTATCAAGAACTACTTTATTGTCCCAGATCAACCTCTAAACCCCTATGAACAAGGTTTTCGCCTTGCTGTTCGCGGTCTAAATCCTTAA
- a CDS encoding malonic semialdehyde reductase, with translation MISQESLNTLFLDARTHNAWQNKPVSNELLRQVFDLAKMAPTSANCSPMRIIFIRSQEAKEKLKPCLAAGNVDKTMTAPVTAIVAHDLEFYEHMPRLFPHTDARSWFVGNEPFIKSTAEFNGALQAAYLIMAARACGLDCGPMTGFDKQTVDDAFFAGTTFRSDMLCNLGYGDVAGLHPRSPRFDFDDVCQVL, from the coding sequence ATGATTTCACAAGAATCCCTAAACACCCTTTTTTTAGACGCGCGTACCCATAATGCGTGGCAAAATAAGCCCGTTAGCAATGAGCTTCTGCGTCAAGTTTTTGATTTAGCAAAAATGGCACCCACCAGTGCAAACTGTTCACCCATGCGTATTATCTTTATTCGATCTCAGGAAGCAAAGGAAAAGCTAAAACCTTGTCTTGCTGCAGGAAATGTTGATAAGACAATGACGGCGCCTGTAACCGCAATTGTGGCGCATGATCTTGAATTTTATGAGCATATGCCTCGGTTATTTCCTCATACGGACGCCCGGTCTTGGTTTGTAGGGAATGAGCCATTTATCAAGAGTACAGCTGAGTTTAACGGAGCCTTGCAAGCGGCCTATTTAATTATGGCAGCACGTGCTTGTGGTTTGGATTGTGGTCCGATGACGGGCTTTGATAAGCAAACTGTGGATGATGCCTTTTTTGCAGGAACAACATTCAGATCCGATATGTTGTGTAATCTGGGCTATGGTGATGTTGCCGGTCTGCATCCACGCAGCCCTCGCTTTGATTTTGACGACGTGTGTCAGGTTTTGTAA